One Centroberyx gerrardi isolate f3 chromosome 2, fCenGer3.hap1.cur.20231027, whole genome shotgun sequence DNA window includes the following coding sequences:
- the LOC144540046 gene encoding uncharacterized protein LOC144540046 has product MTGFFGAAIFSKGPLCRSRERGFPLEPFLRGSAKEQKEKQLSSDISEECESKRDVLISHLNEFEANYESDSDSDELLEILSSKCSIPVPKLSLTQLTADQLGNVLSALDKLLFDEWIGALPSLSTLQHTQVFITELCALSLEISEGVSLQSISNHVQSLVGSISQSACNVCESFLLTQALYLNLMKFFTDYGSSDTDAAVIANNWAEDELSTEDLFLIEYLGNLIPSLQNTVERASVFILKMEIQCLKLLLSTLTHLNGKETHSESTEMLLRLVETNQWTPTEAVALLKALSQKYTEDSPITEVLTLVQVYDMSPEWTDDSGRSLIQALDFAGPDRFQQDFQTSLRKQDESSLVAALAELKMFRKLDDSVIDMIKNITTGVLQYSENALKDAPFMKDSFKCVNLDADDIQKSLSQLCKAVFDTKGWWPTVKQMLRWCALVLTEKSGALELVGVEEDPCVTAMFAATQVCMGNRLDIVLSSEAHSEEQTKEWSDFYKHIGISVITNMKKTNALHRDVYKADIVYGTMDDFVSDYFQYGLEVMETGNPQPSRGFIIEERSLSASHNLELSRLKDKDGLVFAAEILQSLMGKFHSEDMELRQGFIKALFQVLHTNMNNDANTGNKIVTISQKMTGKEFPSNEVFVLTFLENLLRVLTRETEADEDRASPAGKWCLEILFACAVQFQASTTSKELFQMVSNLEEQGLWSPVEALDLLGALTDHHHDEVCISIMKILNLMATYQVSSKWTDENNQSLLQLLDSSGTENLIQRLEKSLRAEKVKGIDTLFDELRQMKDIDEPTLSKSYCVVKHVTHLIETGEIKNHTDVRRARNLSHSTDTEDLQEILAVLCNAVHLHKAERKWWPRATQMISWCLLALSDTGKLLEMGTGEGKSCVIAMFAVLRALRGEKVDVVSSSSVLCQRDAEEWTNFYLYFDITADTNTNKTKDEDRKECYQKDVVYGTIEAFAADHLRQIFEMKDVRPDRSYQCIIIDEVDSLLLDQGVQLTYLSSPMVSMQHLNIILTMIWGQVSQYGFLSTGHQTFVQGPPVSFFKAIFDSIDTEETEINDPMDILHIAEESNIVPKGFTEDIYRSEKDELLTKLKTVSQDAVVDFFHEIEDFVPYGFTVYTLDDNGLLCLRKPSPYSNQDIPDLTFLVLEEGLCCPLYDSEEIIIKPIAELISEKIQYTPCTNNKDKISIPGFLRKLIETKVSMWVQNAFLAMRLKQGREYVVENDSVCPVDFRSTGIVELNKKWGDGLQQFVEIKHQIKLSTISTVTNYVSNISFFEKYQGKIYGTTGTLGSKTDILFLQDLYPNLSACKMPTFNRKKLFEVKGTLKTSVEEWKSEIKRVVMAQISPNSYRNGRAALVICKTINKAKEIYEELKSSIPGEIILYCRSDKDSLSKIEKELLPGDVIVATNLAGRGTDIKVSKEVNNNGGLFVILSFLSENTRVELQAFGRTARKGKPGSAQIIMSTDHLQQSFRTVSSLGEAKNRRERLAAEKINHMTNDIAELKLREDLFSEYCKTLQDIHRNTDEVERRAVVSIMNEFWGIWLQTKSEEIDQLKRNELQKSLKDDLALAKSQSQSQTSPSSSIYHYIKFGNIALSEKQWDVSSRLFEKAMKQDESWAAIAFYNHAYCSIKQQKADYLTKARDDLKKAQESLKYLSEESMVCLQFVKMSSPNSANSNPTSLEKQFTTKCTMLSYFDKNINEAIKKLEEIKERGRDAMANKSPMFSLVSSADEDLQEEAYNLYSRGLKYVFSVEEQPRFPWEALLVFCLGVLQIIGGTLLTVFTCGALAQVGIGLITEGISDCISGIESMVTGEFSWKSWAIEKAISIGLSLIGFGVGKLIAKGFKASKMAIKGFGKQLKSMPKFLSRQAKDGLSVVTKTNMKNAVKHTAKKMVEEIITYGFGKAEEEILTQILNGIKNEVKKGIVDNVKSNMEKEPLASLVDSIILSHLEDKQQFSDLLQDKNRKRKLLAIFRELSNTAVQPFSADLSWQNKLNSSISTVIDSAKAEAKGKTHVILTTIQAVHMGALAGDAISAVLSLSSEFLSNLHEELTKFKKEKGFSEKVKVNELSASDTEMLKELKQELANTISALLANALVEVFHQKFSSHFVSRVQGQVNGIIGRYVRTGLKSDRTEEKLRAGQNNRYITYMPGDPNTKHKLAGEAGKHSQLHAEKIRNPTTAGTILDIRVLSETTGTKVVILTEDSQGKLTKMQELNPGTKPASQTVTLIYRPKSAQYPDGHYDVRINNQTVSVASEGKSCLFHALARGMKPEASEEEITLEAGRLRSVEANTLHRHPGQWEPFIKRKEWTEAIRGGDWYMAEGAAPKKIIKENKKVLKKEVGKIEFYKNWKKYAIQNPGIGQFINADHQPPVKSILDARKLNQNGKLAAAMLEVATNSSPLNPNLIPNVHKNHGRELPTVYVPQEVHREFPSTKSKAFRSSLATAISKDDVVGTFKLTILGAMVRFKLDSTKNFKDFQNNQKSKTRLTIFEKSFQQHCTKMVQQWSNLLQGKGVMTTTDVNTINTWITNQGYKNQNDPFRNQVSNIL; this is encoded by the exons ATGACGGGATTTTTTGGTGCAGCTATCTTCAGCAAGGGCCCCCTCTGTCGGTCTCGGGAGAGGGGCTTTCCCTTGGAGCCGTTTTTAAGAGGCTCAG CcaaagagcagaaagagaaacaactgAGCAGCGACATTTCAGAGGAATGTGAGTCCAAGCGAGACGTTCTAATAAGCCATCTGAATGAGTTTGAGGCAAACTATGAATCAGACAGTGACAGCGATGAGCTTCTAGAAATCCTCTCATCAAAATGCAGCATCCCAGTTCCAAAGCTCAGTCTCACTCAGCTGACAGCTGATCAGCTGGGGAACGTCCTGTCGGCCCTGGACAAACTTCTGTTTGATGAATGGATCGGTGCTCTTCCATCCCTCAGCACTCTGCAGCACACTCAAGTGTTCATCACAGAGCTGTGTGCTCTGTCTCTGGAGATATCTGAGGGAGTTTCCCTGCAAAGCATATCCAATCATGTGCAGTCCCTGGTGGGgtccatcagccaatcagcatgtAATGTTTGTGAGAGTTTCCTGCTGACTCAAGCCCTTTATCTGAACCTTATGAAGTTTTTCACTGACTATGGAAGCTCTGACACTGATGCTGCCGTCATAGCCAACAACTGGGCTGAGGATGAGCTTTCCACTGAGGATCTCTTTCTGATAGAATACCTCGGCAACCTCATACCATCACTGCAGAATACAGTTGAGAGAGCCTCTGTGTTCATTTTAAAGATGGAAATACAGTGCTTGAAGCTTCTCTTatccacactcacacatctaAATGGCAAGGAAACCCACTCAGAATCCACTGAAATGCTCCTCAGACTTGTGGAAACCAACCAATGGACTCCAACAGAGGCAGTGGCTCTGCTCAAAGCGCTGTCACAGAAATATACAGAGGATTCTCCAATAACTGAAGTGCTTACGTTGGTACAAGTGTATGACATGTCACCAGAGTGGACGGATGACTCCGGACGCTCTCTCATCCAGGCTCTTGACTTTGCTGGCCCTGACAGATTCCAACAGGATTTCCAAACGTCTCTCAGAAAGCAAGATGAGAGCAGTCTAGTTGCAGCTCTAGCTGAATTAAAAATGTTCAGGAAATTGGATGATTctgtgattgatatgataaaaaACATTACCACTGGCGTCCtgcaatattcagaaaatgccCTAAAAGATGCACCATTTATGAAAGATTCCTTTAAATGTGTAAACTTGGATGCAGATGACATCCAGAAGTCTCTGTCTCAGCTCTGCAAAGCGGTTTTTGACACAAAAGGCTGGTGGCCCACAGTGAAGCAGATGCTGCGGTGGTGTGCGTTGGTGCTGACTGAGAAGAGTGGAGCGCTAGAACTGGTTGGTGTGGAAGAGGACCCATGTGTCACAGCCATGTTTGCAGCAACACAAGTCTGCATGGGAAACCGACTGGACATTGTGCTAAGCTCTGAAGCTCACTCAGAGGAGCAAACTAAGGAGTGGTCTGACTTCTACAAACACATTGGAATTTCTGTCATCACAAACATGAAGAAGACTAATGCATTACACAGGGATGTCTATAAAGCAGACATTGTGTATGGTACCATGGATGACTTTGTCTCTGATTACTTTCAATACGGCTTAGAGGTGATGGAAACAGGAAACCCTCAGCCGAGTCGTGGATTTATCATTGAAGAAAGAAGTCTCAGTGCTTCCCATAATCTGGAACTTTCAAGGCTCAAGGACAAAGATGGCCTGGTGTTTGCAGCAGAGATCCTACAAAGCCTCATGGGTAAATTTCACAGTGAGGATATGGAACTGAGACAGGGTTTTATTAAGGCTCTTTTTCAGGTGCTCCACACCAACATGAACAATGACGCAAACACTGGCAATAAAATTGTCACAATCTCACAAAAAATGACTGGAAAGGAATTTCCTTCTAATGAGGTCTTTGTTCTGACCTTTCTTGAGAATCTGCTGAGAGTGCTTACTAGAGAAACAGAGGCTGATGAAGACAGGGCATCTCCTGCAGGCAAATGGTGTTTGGAGATTTTATTTGCCTGTGCAGTGCAATTCCAAGCATCAACAACTTCAAAAGAACTCTTCCAGATGGTTTCAAATCTTGAGGAACAAGGACTTTGGTCACCAGTAGAGGCCTTAGACCTCCTTGGAGCATTAACTGACCACCATCATGATGAAGTCTGTATTTCCATCATGAAGATTTTAAATTTAATGGCAACATATCAGGTTTCTTCCAAGTGGACAGATGAGAACAACCAGTCTCTCCTTCAGCTCTTAGATTCATCTGGAACTGAGAATCTGATCCAGCGTTTAGAAAAGAGCCTTAGAGCTGAGAAAGTAAAAGGCATTGACACTCTTTTTGATGAACTAAGGCAGATGAAAGACATTGATGAACCAACACTGAGCAAATCATACTGTGTAGTAAAACATGTCACACACCTGATTGAAACCGGTGAAATTAAAAACCACACAGATGTACGGCGAGCTAGGAATCTGAGTCACAGCACAGACACAGAAGACCTTCAGGAGATCCTGGCAGTCTTATGCAATGCTGTACATCTGCACAAGGCTGAAAGGAAGTGGTGGCCCAGAGCCACTCAAATGATAAGCTGGTGCCTCTTGGCCTTGTCTGACACTGGAAAACTGCTGGAGATGGGCACTGGAGAAGGGAAGTCTTGTGTCATAGCAATGTTTGCAGTGCTGCGTGCGCTTAGGGGTGAAAAAGTGGATGTGGTGTCCAGCTCTTCTGTGTTGTGTCAAAGAGATGCAGAAGAATGGACCAACTTCTACTTGTACTTTGACATCAcagctgacacaaacacaaataaaaccaaagatgAAGATCGAAAAGAATGCTACCAGAAGGATGTGGTCTACGGAACTATCGAAGCCTTCGCTGCAGATCACCTTCGCCAGATATTTGAGATGAAGGATGTGAGGCCTGATCGCAGCTATCAGTGCATCATCATCGATGAAGTGGACTCGTTGCTGCTGGACCAGGGAGTGCAGCTGACCTACCTGTCCAGCCCCATGGTCTCCATGCAGCACCTGAACATTATTCTGACCATGATCTGGGGCCAGGTCAGCCAGTACGGCTTCCTGTCTACAGGACACCAGACATTTGTACAGGGTCCCCCTGTTTCATTCTTCAAGGCCATATTTGACTCAATTGACACAGAGGAAACTGAAATTAATGACCCAATGGACATTTTACACATTGCTGAAGAATCCAACATTGTGCCAAAAGGATTTACAGAGGATATCTATAGAAGTGAAAAAGATGAACTTCTTACAAAATTGAAAACTGTGAGTCAGGATGCTGTGGTGGATTTTTTCCATGAAATTGAGGACTTTGTCCCCTATGGTTTCACTGTTTACACTTTAGATGACAACGGATTGCTCTGTCTTAGAAAGCCCAGCCCATACAGCAACCAGGACATTCCAGACCTTACATTCCTTGTTTTGGAAGAAGGCTTGTGTTGTCCTCTCTATGATTCAGAAGAAATTATCATCAAGCCCATTGCAGAATTAATATCAGAGAAGATCCAGTACACCCCATGTacaaacaataaagacaaaatcagCATCCCAGGATTCCTGAGAAAACTGATAGAGACGAAAGTGTCAATGTGGGTCCAGAATGCATTTCTGGCAATGAGACTGAAGCAAGGACGGGAATATGTTGTAGAAAATGACAGTGTCTGTCCGGTGGACTTCAGATCCACTGGAATTGTAGAACTGAACAAGAAATGGGGTGATGGTCTGCAGCAGTTTGTTGAGATTAAACACCAAATCAAACTGAGCACAATTTCAACAGTGACAAACTACGTTTCCAACATCTCCTTTTTTGAAAAGTACCAAGGGAAAATATATGGAACAACGGGGACACTtgggagcaaaacagacattctgTTTTTGCAGGACCTATATCCAAATCTCTCTGCCTGCAAAATGCCAACATTCAACAGGAAGAAGTTATTTGAGGTCAAAGGTACTCTGAAGACTTCAGTTGAAGAGTGGAAATCTGAAATCAAACGTGTGGTTATGGCTCAAATTTCCCCAAATTCATACAGAAATGGAAGAGCAGCCCTGGTGATCTGCAAAACTATCAACAAAGCCAAAGAGATCTACGAAGAGCTGAAAAGCAGCATCCCAGGTGAAATCATTCTCTACTGCCGCAGTGACAAAGACAGTTTAAGCAAAATAGAAAAGGAACTGCTTCCTGGTGATGTCATTGTTGCCACAAACCTTGCCGGGCGTGGCACAGACATAAAAGTTTCCAAAGAGGtgaacaacaatggaggattaTTTGtgatcctctccttcctttctgaGAACACAAGAGTGGAACTTCAGGCTTTTGGCCGAACCGCACGCAAAGGTAAACCTGGATCTGCTCAGATAATCATGTCCACCGATCATCTGCAGCAGTCCTTCAGGACCGTGTCTTCTCTGGGGGAAGCTAAGAACAGAAGGGAAAGACTTGCAGCAGAAAAGATAAATCACATGACGAACGACATCGCTGAGTTGAAACTGCGGGAGGATCTGTTTTCAGAGTACTGCAAAACTCTTCAAGACATCCACAGGAACACAGATGAAGTTGAAAGAAGAGCTGTTGTTTCCATCATGAATGAATTCTGGGGAATATGGCTGCAAACTAAATCAGAAGAAATTGACCAGCTGAAAAGAAATGAATTGCAAAAGAGCTTGAAAGATGACTTGGCTCTGGCAAAAAGTCAGTCTCAAAGTCAGACTTCACCTAGCTCCAGCATTTATCACTACATCAAGTTTGGGAATATCGCACTGAGTGAAAAACAATGGGACGTCAGCAGCAGGCTATTTGAAAAAGCCATGAAACAAGATGAAAGTTGGGCAGCCATAGCTTTTTACAATCATGCGTACTGCAGTATAAAGCAGCAGAAGGCAGATTACCTCACTAAGGCCAGAGATGATCTAAAGAAGGCACAGGAGTCTCTGAAGTACCTCAGTGAGGAATCCATGGTCTGTCTGCAGTTTGTAAAAATGTCCTCTCCAAACTCAGCCAACAGCAACCCAACCAGCCTGGAAAAACAGTTCACAACCAAGTGTACCATGTTAAGTTACTTTGATAAAAACATCAATGAGGCCATCAAAAAGCTGgaggaaataaaagaaagagggagggatgcaaTGGCCAATAAATCACCGATGTTCTCCCTGGTGTCAAGCGCTGATGAAGATCTCCAAGAGGAAGCCTACAATCTCTACAGTCGAGGTCTGAAATATGTCTTTTCTGTGGAAGAACAGCCTCGTTTCCCATGGGAAGCTCTGCTGGTGTTCTGTCTCGGAGTTTTACAGATTATTGGAGGGACATTGCTCACTGTATTTACATGTGGTGCATTAGCTCAAGTCGGCATTGGGCTTATCACCGAAGGAATATCAGACTGCATCTCCGGCATAGAGTCCATGGTGACAGGAGAATTCAGCTGGAAATCATGGGCTATAGAAAAAGCCATTTCTATTGGTCTATCTCTCATTGGGTTTGGAGTTGGAAAGCTGATTGCAAAGGGCTTCAAAGCTTCTAAAATGGCAATTAAGGGATTTGGCAAACAGCTGAAGTCGATGCCAAAGTTTCTGTCCAGACAGGCTAAAGATGGTTTAAGTGTTGTCACAAAGACAAATATGAAGAATGCAGTAAAACACACTGCTAAAAAAATGGTAGAGGAAATCATTACCTATGGATTTGGAAAGGCAGAAGAGGAAATACTGACACAAATACTAAACGGCATCAAAAATGAGGTGAAAAAGGGAATTGTTGATAATGTGAAATCCAACATGGAAAAAGAGCCCTTGGCTTCATTAGTAGACTCCATTATACTTTCACACCTTGAGGACAAACAACAATTTTCTGATCTCCTGCAGGAcaagaacagaaagagaaaactgCTGGCCATTTTCAGAGAGTTAAGCAACACTGCAGTACAGCCTTTCTCTGCAGACCTCAGCTGGCAGAACAAGCTTAACTCATCCATCTCCACAGTGATTGACAGCGCTAAAGCAGAGGCCAAAGGAAAAACTCATGTAATTCTGACAACCATCCAAGCTGTCCACATGGGGGCGCTGGCAGGAGACGCCATCAGTGCAGTGCTCAGCCTCTCCAGTGAGTTTTTATCAAACCTCCATGAAGAGCtgactaaatttaaaaaagaaaaaggttttTCAGAGAAAGTGAAGGTAAATGAGCTGTCTGCTTCAGACACTGAGATGCTAAAGGAACTGAAGCAGGAATTAGCTAACACCATCAGTGCTTTATTGGCCAATGCTTTGGTGGAAGTGTTCCACCAGAAGTTCTCCAGTCACTTTGTTTCTCGTGTCCAAGGTCAAGTAAATGGCATCATTGGCCGTTATGTAAGAACTGGCTTAAAGAGtgacagaacagaggaaaaacTCAGAGCTGGACAGAACAACAGATACATTACATACATGCCTGGAGACCCGAATACTAAACATAAACTTGCAGGAGAGGCAGGTAAACACTCACAGTTACATGCTGAAAAGATCAGGAACCCAACAACGGCAGGTACCATTCTCGATATCAGAGTCCTGTCAGAAACCACTGGCACTAAGGTTGTAATCCTAACAGAGGACAGCCAGGGTAAACTTACCAAAATGCAGGAGCTGAACCCAGGCACTAAACCTGCCAGTCAAACTGTGACACTGATCTACAGACCAAAGAGTGCCCAATACCCAGACGGCCATTACGATGTGCGCATCAATAACCAGACAGTGAGCGTAGCCAGCGAAGGCAAGAGCTGCCTGTTTCACGCTTTGGCACGAGGCATGAAACCAGAGGCCAGTGAAGAAGAGATCACTTTGGAAGCAGGCCGCCTCCGATCTGTGGAGGCCAACACTCTCCACAGACACCCGGGCCAATGGGAGCCTTTCATCAAGCGCAAAGAGTGGACTGAAGCTATCAGAGGAGGAGACTGGTATATGGCAGAGGGAGCTGCACCAAAAAAGatcataaaagaaaacaaaaaggtgCTTAAGAAAGAGGTTGGAAAAATAGAATTCTAcaaaaattggaaaaaatatGCAATTCAAAATCCAGGAATTGGACAATTCATCAATGCAGATCACCAACCACCAGTGAAAAGTATATTGGACGCTAGAAAATTGAACCAGAATGGCAAATTAGCTGCAGCCATGCTTGAAGTGGCAACAAACTCATCTCCTCTGAATCCCAACCTGATTCCTAATGTGCACAAAAATCATGGCCGCGAACTTCCAACTGTTTATGTGCCACAAGAGGTACATCGAGAGTTTCCCAGTACAAAATCAAAAGCGTTCCGATCAAGCTTGGCTACTGCCATAAGCAAGGATGATGTTGTGGGCACATTCAAACTGACAATCCTTGGAGCAATGGTCAGATTCAAGTTGGATAGCACCAAGAACTTCAAGGACTTTCAGAACAACCAGAAGAGTAAAACCAGGCTTAccatttttgaaaaaagttTTCAGCAACACTGTACAAAGATGGTACAGCAATGGTCCAACCTGCTTCAAGGCAAGGGTGTCATGACAACGACAGATGTTAACACCATTAATACATGGATCACAAACCAGGGCTACAAGAATCAAAATGATCCATTTAGGAACCAAGTCTCCAACATCCTATAA